A portion of the Stella humosa genome contains these proteins:
- a CDS encoding NAD(P)/FAD-dependent oxidoreductase, translating to MAATVDAVPSDEKLPERTQVVVIGAGIIGVSTALALAEKGIPVVLCEKGQVAAEQSSRNWGWCRTSQRDPREIALSVEAQRMWEGMDARIGESTGFTRSGILFPCETDAEVEAKERWLEHARPYQLDSRMLSAAEMAPLLPGNTHKFKAGLYTASDGRAEPQIAAPAMARAARRLGATVLTNCAVRGVETAGGRVSAVVTEKGRIACSGVVLAGGAWSRLFSGNMGIDLPQLMVTGSVLRTMPIAGGPECAVGTNEYGIRKRADGGYTMAKRNTNITDITPDSFRLFFDFLPAFKQNRKFLKLRLGQRFFDELRRPRRWSLDSVTPFEQVRIMDPAPSLPALAALKAIVARDFPVFRDMQVAATWGGLIDSTPDVVPVISTVDRVPGFVIATGFSGHGFGIGPAAGRLAADLVTGDRPIVDPREFRFSRYTDGSNPRPKA from the coding sequence ATGGCCGCCACCGTCGATGCCGTTCCCTCGGACGAGAAACTTCCCGAACGCACACAGGTGGTGGTGATCGGGGCCGGCATCATCGGCGTCAGCACGGCACTCGCCCTGGCCGAGAAGGGCATTCCGGTCGTGCTGTGCGAGAAGGGCCAGGTCGCGGCCGAGCAGTCCAGCCGCAACTGGGGCTGGTGCCGCACCTCCCAGCGCGACCCGCGCGAGATTGCCCTCAGCGTCGAGGCGCAGCGGATGTGGGAGGGGATGGATGCCCGCATCGGCGAGTCCACCGGCTTCACCCGCAGCGGCATCCTGTTCCCCTGCGAGACCGACGCCGAGGTCGAGGCGAAGGAACGCTGGCTGGAGCATGCCCGCCCCTACCAGCTTGATTCGCGGATGCTGAGCGCGGCCGAGATGGCCCCACTGCTGCCCGGCAACACCCACAAGTTCAAGGCCGGCCTCTATACCGCCAGCGACGGCCGGGCCGAGCCGCAGATCGCCGCCCCCGCCATGGCGCGGGCCGCCCGCCGCCTGGGCGCCACGGTGCTGACCAACTGCGCCGTGCGCGGGGTGGAGACCGCGGGCGGGCGGGTGTCGGCCGTCGTCACCGAGAAGGGCCGGATCGCCTGCTCGGGCGTGGTGCTGGCCGGCGGCGCCTGGTCGCGCCTCTTCTCGGGCAACATGGGGATCGACCTGCCGCAACTGATGGTGACCGGGTCGGTCCTGCGCACGATGCCCATTGCCGGCGGGCCCGAATGCGCCGTCGGCACCAACGAGTACGGCATCCGCAAGCGCGCCGATGGCGGCTACACCATGGCCAAGCGCAACACCAACATCACCGACATCACGCCCGATAGCTTCCGCCTGTTCTTCGACTTCCTGCCGGCCTTCAAGCAGAACCGCAAATTCCTGAAGCTGCGCCTGGGCCAGCGGTTCTTCGACGAGCTACGACGCCCGCGGCGCTGGTCGCTCGACAGCGTGACGCCATTCGAGCAGGTGCGGATCATGGACCCGGCCCCCTCCCTGCCGGCGCTGGCAGCCCTGAAGGCGATCGTCGCCCGCGACTTCCCGGTCTTCCGCGACATGCAGGTGGCCGCCACCTGGGGCGGGCTGATCGACAGCACGCCCGACGTGGTGCCGGTCATCTCCACCGTCGACCGGGTGCCGGGCTTCGTCATCGCCACCGGCTTCTCCGGCCACGGCTTCGGCATCGGCCCGGCGGCCGGGCGGCTGGCGGCCGACCTCGTCACCGGCGACCGGCCGATCGTCGACCCCAGGGAGTTCCGCTTCTCGCGCTATACCGACGGCAGCAACCCCCGCCCGAAGGCGTAG
- a CDS encoding type II toxin-antitoxin system VapC family toxin, which yields MIGWLLDTNVTAEIISPRGSLRVKQWAAEQDETSLYLSVLTLGEYDKGIAGLEEDDPRRAIYRNTRDGLAARFVDRVLSVSDRVVYRWGAISGSVRRRTGHPAPVIDTLLAATAIEHDLYLATRNVRDVRYSGAAIFNPWEDDPGCAPILPGARRHRSPT from the coding sequence TTGATCGGCTGGCTGCTCGACACCAATGTCACGGCGGAGATCATCAGTCCGCGCGGCTCGCTCCGCGTGAAGCAATGGGCGGCGGAGCAGGACGAGACGAGCCTGTATCTCAGCGTCCTGACGCTCGGCGAGTATGACAAGGGCATCGCCGGCCTTGAGGAGGATGACCCTCGCCGCGCCATCTACAGGAATACCCGGGACGGGCTCGCGGCGCGCTTCGTCGATCGCGTCCTGTCCGTTTCCGATCGGGTCGTGTATCGCTGGGGCGCCATCAGCGGCTCGGTCCGCCGCCGGACCGGCCATCCGGCGCCGGTGATCGATACCTTGCTCGCCGCCACGGCGATCGAGCACGATCTGTACCTTGCCACCCGCAACGTGCGGGACGTCCGCTACAGCGGGGCTGCGATATTCAACCCGTGGGAGGACGATCCAGGGTGCGCGCCGATCTTGCCCGGCGCCCGCCGGCACCGCAGCCCCACCTGA
- a CDS encoding type II toxin-antitoxin system Phd/YefM family antitoxin: MSRNSGTAYRTPRKVDRSGKRDGWKLQDAKAQFSEVVRRARDEGPQRVTVRGQDAVVVIAADEFDRMVKPAAALPFVAFMESLSIEGLDLTRPHDVGREPDI; the protein is encoded by the coding sequence GTGTCCCGGAATAGCGGCACCGCATATCGCACACCGCGCAAGGTCGACCGCTCTGGCAAGCGTGACGGCTGGAAGCTGCAGGATGCAAAGGCCCAGTTCAGCGAGGTCGTTCGCCGCGCGCGTGACGAAGGTCCCCAGCGGGTTACCGTCCGTGGTCAGGATGCGGTCGTGGTGATTGCGGCGGACGAGTTCGACCGCATGGTGAAGCCGGCCGCTGCCTTGCCCTTCGTGGCATTCATGGAAAGCCTGTCGATCGAGGGGCTCGATCTGACGCGCCCGCACGATGTCGGCCGGGAACCGGACATTTGA
- a CDS encoding TlpA family protein disulfide reductase, translating into MGIGRFLAALLLLSQPAWGSAVVAGAPPFHGAIGQFTAPAEPRPAPSLPFLDGEGRERTFADFRGRLVLVNLWATWCAPCVKELPALDRLRARLAASGVTVLAVSSDRGGARQVEPFLKKHGVEGLGVWVDPKGAIPRAFAARGLPTTILLDREGNELGRLEGDAAWDSESAVALIEYYLK; encoded by the coding sequence ATGGGTATCGGACGTTTCCTGGCCGCCTTGCTGCTGCTGTCGCAGCCAGCGTGGGGGTCGGCCGTTGTCGCCGGGGCGCCGCCGTTTCACGGCGCGATCGGGCAATTTACCGCGCCGGCGGAGCCGCGGCCAGCGCCGAGCTTGCCCTTCCTGGATGGCGAGGGCCGAGAGCGCACCTTCGCCGATTTCCGCGGCCGGCTGGTGCTGGTCAACCTGTGGGCGACCTGGTGCGCGCCGTGCGTCAAGGAACTGCCGGCACTCGACCGCCTGCGCGCCCGCCTGGCTGCCAGCGGTGTCACGGTGCTGGCGGTGTCGTCCGACCGCGGCGGCGCCCGCCAGGTCGAGCCATTTCTGAAGAAGCACGGGGTCGAGGGGCTGGGCGTCTGGGTCGACCCCAAGGGGGCCATCCCCCGCGCGTTCGCCGCCCGCGGCTTGCCGACGACAATCCTGCTCGATCGGGAAGGCAACGAACTCGGCCGCCTCGAGGGCGATGCCGCGTGGGATAGCGAGTCGGCCGTGGCGCTGATCGAATACTACCTGAAGTAG
- the argH gene encoding argininosuccinate lyase, producing the protein MERINASIGFDRRLYAQDIAGSKAHARMLGKAGIVSAEDVERIVAGLDTILAEIEAGKFEFKIALEDIHMNVESRLTELIGPAAGRLHTARSRNDQIALDFKLWVRDAVDGLDEQMKDLQAALLDLAERHAGTVMPGYTHLQAAQPVTFGHHLMAYVEMLGRDRGRMADARRRMNESPLGAAALAGTSFPIDRHMTAAALGFDRPMANSLDAVSDRDYALEFLSAAAIASIHLSRFAEEIVLWCADGFKFIRLTDAYTTGSSIMPQKRNPDAAELVRAKAGRVIGALNSLLIVLKGLPLTYGKDMQDDKEPTFEAADTLSLALAAMAGMVRDMTADPERMRAATDKGFITATDLADWLVRTLGIPFREAHHVTGRCVRKAEDRGCALAELSLAELQAEHPGITDAIYDVLTVDRSVASRTSFGGTAPDGVRARIADAREKYLA; encoded by the coding sequence ATGGAGCGCATCAACGCCTCGATCGGGTTCGACCGCCGTCTCTATGCCCAGGACATCGCCGGGTCCAAGGCCCATGCGCGCATGCTGGGCAAGGCCGGCATCGTCTCGGCCGAGGATGTGGAGCGGATCGTGGCCGGGCTCGACACCATCCTGGCCGAGATCGAAGCGGGCAAGTTCGAGTTCAAGATCGCGCTCGAGGACATCCACATGAATGTGGAATCCCGCCTGACCGAGCTGATCGGCCCGGCGGCCGGACGCCTGCACACGGCGCGCTCGCGCAACGACCAGATCGCGCTCGACTTCAAGCTGTGGGTCCGCGACGCCGTCGACGGGCTGGACGAGCAGATGAAGGACCTGCAGGCGGCCCTGCTGGACCTGGCCGAGCGCCATGCCGGCACCGTGATGCCGGGCTACACCCACCTGCAGGCGGCCCAGCCGGTCACCTTCGGCCACCACCTGATGGCCTATGTCGAGATGCTGGGGCGCGACCGCGGCCGCATGGCCGACGCCCGCCGGCGGATGAACGAATCCCCGCTGGGGGCAGCCGCGCTCGCCGGCACGTCCTTCCCGATCGACCGCCACATGACGGCGGCCGCATTGGGCTTCGACCGGCCGATGGCCAACTCGCTGGACGCCGTGTCCGACCGCGACTACGCGCTGGAGTTCCTTTCGGCGGCCGCGATCGCGTCCATCCACCTGTCGCGCTTCGCCGAGGAAATCGTGCTGTGGTGCGCCGACGGGTTCAAGTTCATCCGCCTGACCGACGCCTACACCACCGGCAGCTCGATCATGCCGCAGAAGCGCAACCCCGACGCGGCCGAGCTGGTGCGGGCCAAGGCGGGCCGGGTCATCGGCGCCCTGAATTCGCTGCTGATCGTGCTGAAGGGCCTGCCCCTGACCTATGGCAAGGACATGCAGGACGACAAGGAGCCGACCTTCGAGGCGGCCGACACGCTGTCGCTGGCGCTGGCCGCCATGGCCGGGATGGTGCGCGACATGACGGCCGACCCCGAGCGCATGCGGGCGGCGACCGACAAGGGCTTCATCACCGCAACCGACCTGGCCGACTGGCTGGTGCGGACGCTGGGCATCCCCTTCCGCGAGGCCCATCACGTCACCGGGCGCTGCGTGCGCAAGGCCGAGGACCGCGGCTGCGCGCTGGCCGAACTGTCGCTGGCCGAGTTGCAGGCCGAGCATCCGGGCATCACCGATGCCATCTACGATGTGCTGACCGTCGACCGCTCGGTCGCCAGCCGGACCAGCTTCGGCGGCACCGCACCCGACGGCGTGCGCGCCCGCATCGCCGACGCCAGGGAGAAATACCTCGCATGA
- the lysA gene encoding diaminopimelate decarboxylase, translated as MPPARPPALLDAFAYQAGRLHAEGVPLSKIADAAGTPCWVYSHGALESRYRAFDAAFAGIPHLICYALKANSNQAVIKTFADLGAGADIVSEGELRRALAAGVPPERIVFAGVGKTAAEMAVALDAGILQFNVESDQELERLSQVASQMGRTAGVALRVNPDVDAGTHAKITTGTAENKFGIEIDQARAVAARTAALPGLKLSGIAMHIGSQLTSVEPYRQAFARLVDFARMLMNEDGHKLERLDLGGGLGVHYQHAPPVDLASYCAAAREALAGFPGTVVLEPGRWMVADAGILLARVQYVKRGSLKTFVILDAAMNDLIRPALYDAWHPVIPVVEPAAGHGLETVDVVGPICESSDVIATGRSMPPVAQGELVAIGVAGAYGAVMASTYNSRPLAPEVMVKGGAFSVVRSRPSYDEMIASDRLAPWQIHRT; from the coding sequence ATGCCGCCCGCCCGCCCGCCCGCCCTGCTCGACGCCTTCGCCTACCAGGCCGGCCGGCTGCATGCGGAGGGCGTGCCGCTGTCGAAGATCGCCGACGCCGCCGGCACGCCGTGCTGGGTCTATTCCCATGGCGCGCTCGAATCCCGCTACCGCGCCTTCGATGCGGCCTTCGCGGGCATCCCGCACCTGATCTGCTATGCGTTGAAGGCCAACAGCAACCAGGCGGTGATCAAGACCTTCGCCGACCTCGGCGCCGGCGCCGACATCGTGTCCGAGGGCGAGTTGCGCCGGGCGCTGGCGGCGGGCGTGCCGCCGGAGCGCATCGTCTTCGCCGGCGTCGGCAAGACAGCGGCCGAGATGGCGGTAGCACTGGATGCCGGCATCCTGCAGTTCAACGTCGAATCCGACCAGGAGCTGGAGCGGCTGTCGCAGGTCGCCAGCCAGATGGGCCGCACCGCCGGCGTGGCGCTGCGCGTCAACCCGGATGTCGATGCCGGGACCCACGCCAAGATCACCACCGGCACGGCCGAGAACAAGTTCGGGATCGAGATCGACCAGGCCCGCGCCGTGGCGGCCCGCACAGCCGCCCTGCCCGGCCTGAAGCTGTCTGGCATCGCCATGCATATCGGCAGCCAGCTGACCTCGGTGGAGCCGTACCGCCAGGCATTCGCCCGGCTGGTCGACTTCGCCCGCATGCTGATGAACGAGGATGGGCACAAGCTCGAGCGGCTCGATCTGGGCGGCGGGCTCGGCGTGCACTACCAGCATGCCCCGCCTGTGGACCTGGCATCGTATTGCGCGGCCGCCCGCGAGGCGCTGGCGGGCTTCCCCGGCACCGTCGTCCTGGAGCCCGGCCGCTGGATGGTGGCGGACGCCGGCATCCTCCTTGCACGCGTGCAGTATGTGAAGCGCGGATCGCTCAAGACCTTCGTCATCCTGGATGCGGCAATGAACGACCTCATCCGGCCGGCGCTCTACGACGCTTGGCATCCGGTCATCCCGGTCGTCGAGCCGGCGGCCGGGCACGGGCTGGAGACGGTCGACGTCGTGGGCCCGATCTGCGAGTCGAGCGACGTGATCGCGACCGGCCGGTCGATGCCGCCGGTTGCCCAGGGCGAGCTGGTGGCGATCGGCGTCGCCGGTGCCTATGGCGCGGTCATGGCGTCCACCTACAACAGCCGGCCGCTGGCGCCGGAAGTGATGGTGAAGGGCGGGGCCTTTTCCGTGGTACGTTCCCGCCCTAGCTATGACGAGATGATCGCATCGGACAGGCTGGCCCCGTGGCAGATCCACCGAACCTGA